A genomic region of Castor canadensis chromosome 16, mCasCan1.hap1v2, whole genome shotgun sequence contains the following coding sequences:
- the Znf446 gene encoding zinc finger protein 446 isoform X1, which translates to MRRSIRAILAAARRSFKTRMPSPLGPLNLPFRDPESTLEEPEAARLRFRGFCYQEVAGPREALVQLRELCRQWLRPELCSKEQMLELLVLEQFLGALPPEIQAWVRGQQPGSPEEAASLVEGLQHDPGQLLGWITAHILKPEVLPSVHKTEESSGPTHLSETVEPLNSAPGEGQQDARVEGSAQLTCSVKEEPSADGQEMASSRPLLPSESPEGHLQHQEPTSTSFHPPRIQEEWGLLDPSQKELYWDAMLEKYGTVMSLAGMPPTEPEAQAEPAPGPPHTGPEARRSHCLGAGTAGPGLGQASTFPPGESQSPSKEQPSTWEGPAPGLPATPPSKPTPRKPYTCEQCGRSFDWKSVFVIHHRTHMGGPGPEKPPKAPWEPAVWHPPRRSYTCEECGRSFSWKSQLVIHRKSHAGQWRHFCVDCGRSFDWKSQLVIHRKSHRSEAL; encoded by the exons ATGCGCAGGAGCATAAG GGCTATTTTGGCAGCTGCAAGAAGATCCTTCAAAACAAGAATGCCATCTCCTCTTGGTCCCCTAAACCTGCCCTTCAGAGACCCCGAGAGCACCCTTGAGGAGCCTGAGGCTGCACGGCTGAGATTCCGGGGGTTCTGCTACCAGGAAGTAGCGGGGCCCCGAGAGGCCCTGGTCCAGCTGCGAGAGCTGTGTCGCCAGTGGCTGCGACCTGAGTTGTGCTCTAAAGAACAGATGCTGGAGCTGCTGGTGCTAGAGCAGTTCCTGGGTGCACTGCCCCCTGAGATCCAGGCGTGGGTGCGAGGGCAGCAACCAGGCAGCCCTGAGGAAGCTGCATCTCTGGTGGAGGGGCTGCAGCATGATCCTGGGCAGCTACTGGGCTGG ATCACAGCTCATATCCTGAAGCCAGAGGTGCTTCCTTCAGTCCACAAGACAGAGGAGTCCTCAGGGCCCACCCACCTCTCAGAAACAGTCGAGCCCCTGAATTCAGCCCCTGGGGAGGGTCAACAGGATGCCAGAGTGGAGGGGTCTGCTCAGCTCACCTGCAGTGTGAAGGAGGAGCCCAGTGCTGATGGGCAGGAGATGG CATCCTCCAGGCCCCTGCTTCCATCTGAGTCCCCTGAGGGGCATCTTCAACATCAGGAACCAACCTCCACATCTTTCCACCCACCCAGGATTCAG GAGGAATGGGGGCTACTGGACCCATCACAGAAGGAGCTATATTGGGATGCAATGCTGGAGAAGTATGGCACAGTGATGTCCCTGG CAGGGATGCCACCCACCGAGCCAGAGGCACAGGCTGAGCCAGCGCCAGGGCCTCCACACACAGGACCTGAGGCACGCAGGAGTCACTGCCTGGGAGCAGGGACTGCAGGGCCAGGGCTTGGCCAAGCCAGCACATTCCCTCCAGGTGAGAGCCAGAGCCCTAGCAAGGAGCAACCTAGTACCTGGGAGGGCCCAGCTCCAGGCCTGCCTGCCACACCCCCCTCCAAGCCCACACCTCGAAAACCCTACACATGTGAGCAGTGTGGCCGCAGCTTCGACTGGAAGTCAGTATTTGTCATTCACCACCGCACACACATGGGTGGGCCAGGCCCAGAGAAACCACCAAAGGCACCCTGGGAGCCAGCTGTGTGGCACCCACCCAGGCGGAGCTATACATGTGAGGAGTGTGGGCGCAGCTTTAGCTGGAAGTCACAGCTGGTCATCCACCGCAAGAGCCATGCAGGCCAGTGGCGCCACTTCTGTGTTGACTGTGGCCGCAGCTTCGACTGGAAGTCCCAACTGGTGATCCATAGAAAGAGCCACCGGTCTGAAGCTCTGTGA
- the Znf446 gene encoding zinc finger protein 446 isoform X3 encodes MPSPLGPLNLPFRDPESTLEEPEAARLRFRGFCYQEVAGPREALVQLRELCRQWLRPELCSKEQMLELLVLEQFLGALPPEIQAWVRGQQPGSPEEAASLVEGLQHDPGQLLGWITAHILKPEVLPSVHKTEESSGPTHLSETVEPLNSAPGEGQQDARVEGSAQLTCSVKEEPSADGQEMASSRPLLPSESPEGHLQHQEPTSTSFHPPRIQEEWGLLDPSQKELYWDAMLEKYGTVMSLAGMPPTEPEAQAEPAPGPPHTGPEARRSHCLGAGTAGPGLGQASTFPPGESQSPSKEQPSTWEGPAPGLPATPPSKPTPRKPYTCEQCGRSFDWKSVFVIHHRTHMGGPGPEKPPKAPWEPAVWHPPRRSYTCEECGRSFSWKSQLVIHRKSHAGQWRHFCVDCGRSFDWKSQLVIHRKSHRSEAL; translated from the exons ATGCCATCTCCTCTTGGTCCCCTAAACCTGCCCTTCAGAGACCCCGAGAGCACCCTTGAGGAGCCTGAGGCTGCACGGCTGAGATTCCGGGGGTTCTGCTACCAGGAAGTAGCGGGGCCCCGAGAGGCCCTGGTCCAGCTGCGAGAGCTGTGTCGCCAGTGGCTGCGACCTGAGTTGTGCTCTAAAGAACAGATGCTGGAGCTGCTGGTGCTAGAGCAGTTCCTGGGTGCACTGCCCCCTGAGATCCAGGCGTGGGTGCGAGGGCAGCAACCAGGCAGCCCTGAGGAAGCTGCATCTCTGGTGGAGGGGCTGCAGCATGATCCTGGGCAGCTACTGGGCTGG ATCACAGCTCATATCCTGAAGCCAGAGGTGCTTCCTTCAGTCCACAAGACAGAGGAGTCCTCAGGGCCCACCCACCTCTCAGAAACAGTCGAGCCCCTGAATTCAGCCCCTGGGGAGGGTCAACAGGATGCCAGAGTGGAGGGGTCTGCTCAGCTCACCTGCAGTGTGAAGGAGGAGCCCAGTGCTGATGGGCAGGAGATGG CATCCTCCAGGCCCCTGCTTCCATCTGAGTCCCCTGAGGGGCATCTTCAACATCAGGAACCAACCTCCACATCTTTCCACCCACCCAGGATTCAG GAGGAATGGGGGCTACTGGACCCATCACAGAAGGAGCTATATTGGGATGCAATGCTGGAGAAGTATGGCACAGTGATGTCCCTGG CAGGGATGCCACCCACCGAGCCAGAGGCACAGGCTGAGCCAGCGCCAGGGCCTCCACACACAGGACCTGAGGCACGCAGGAGTCACTGCCTGGGAGCAGGGACTGCAGGGCCAGGGCTTGGCCAAGCCAGCACATTCCCTCCAGGTGAGAGCCAGAGCCCTAGCAAGGAGCAACCTAGTACCTGGGAGGGCCCAGCTCCAGGCCTGCCTGCCACACCCCCCTCCAAGCCCACACCTCGAAAACCCTACACATGTGAGCAGTGTGGCCGCAGCTTCGACTGGAAGTCAGTATTTGTCATTCACCACCGCACACACATGGGTGGGCCAGGCCCAGAGAAACCACCAAAGGCACCCTGGGAGCCAGCTGTGTGGCACCCACCCAGGCGGAGCTATACATGTGAGGAGTGTGGGCGCAGCTTTAGCTGGAAGTCACAGCTGGTCATCCACCGCAAGAGCCATGCAGGCCAGTGGCGCCACTTCTGTGTTGACTGTGGCCGCAGCTTCGACTGGAAGTCCCAACTGGTGATCCATAGAAAGAGCCACCGGTCTGAAGCTCTGTGA
- the Slc27a5 gene encoding long-chain fatty acid transport protein 5 isoform X2, protein MGVGQRLAFLLLLLLLLRGLGQPAWPATVALALRWLLGDRTCIVLLGLAVLFHSWISPWMPHWVSFVSVSPLMAPLDLRENLEEVLPELQAQNIRCIYLSHTSPTPGVRALGAALDAAPSDPVPAHLRTEITRRSPALFIYTSGTTGLPKPAILTHERVVQMSKMFFLCGGTADDVAYSVLPLYHVMGLVVGVLSCLELGATCVLAPKFSASRFWDDCRQHGVTAVYYVGEVLRYLCNVPQRPEDKTHTVRMAMGNGLREEVWEAFQQRFGPIRIWEFYGSTEGNMGLVNYTGRCGAVGRTNCLLRLLFPFELVQFETETAEPLKDEQGFCIPVKPGEPGLLLTQVLGHHPFMGYRGPREQTEQKLVRDVRRSGDVYFNTGDVLALDHEGFFYFRDRLGDTFRWKGENVSTREVEGVLSLLDFLQEVNVYGVSVPGCEGKVGMAAVQLVPGQTFDGQKLYQHVRTWLPAYAVPRFVRIQDTLEITNTFKLMKSRLVREGFDVGIINDPLYILDNQAQAFQRLTADTYQAVCEGAWKL, encoded by the exons ATGGGTGTTGGACAGCGGCTGGCCTTTCTGTTGCTGTTGTTGCTACTGCTGAGGGGCCTGGGGCAGCCTGCATGGCCAGCTACTGTGGCCCTGGCCCTGCGCTGGCTACTGGGAGACCGAACATGCATTGTGCTGCTTGGCCTAGCAGTGCTGTTCCATTCCTGGATCAGTCCCTGGATGCCCCACTGG GTAAGCTTTGTCTCAGTTTCTCCTCTGATGGCTCCTCTAGACCTCAGAGAGAACCTGGAGGAGGTCCTTCCCGAACTGCAGGCCCAGAATATTCGCTGCATCTATCTCAGCCATACTTCCCCCACACCTGGTGTCAGAGCTCTTGGGGCTGCCCTGGATGCTGCACCCTCTGACCCAGTGCCTGCCCACCTACGTACTGAGATCACGAGGCGAAGCCCTGCCCTGTTCATCTACACCTCAGGAACCACTG GGCTCCCAAAGCCAGCCATCCTCACTCATGAGCGGGTAGTGCAGATGAGCAAGATGTTCTTCTTATGTGGGGGCACTGCTGATGATGTGGCCTACAGTGTCTTGCCTCTGTACCATGTGATGGGGCTTGTCGTTGGGGTGCTCAGCTGCTTAGAGCTTG GAGCCACCTGTGTCCTGGCCCCCAAATTCTCTGCCTCCCGCTTCTGGGATGATTGTCGGCAGCATGGAGTGACAGCAGTCTACTATGTGGGCGAGGTCCTGCGGTACCTATGCAATGTTCCTCAG CGACCAGAAGACAAGACACATACAGTTCGAATGGCAATGGGCAATGGGCTCAGAGAAGAGGTGTGGGAAGCATTCCAGCAGCGCTTTGGTCCCATTCGGATCTGGGAATTCTACGGCTCCACAGAGGGCAACATGGGCTTAGTCAACTATACCGGACGCTGTGGGGCTGTGGGCAGGACAAACTGCCTCCTTCGA CTGCTGTTTCCCTTCGAGCTTGTACAGTTTGAGACAGAGACAGCAGAGCCTCTGAAAGACGAACAGGGCTTCTGCATCCCTGTGAAGCCAG GGGAGCCAGGTCTCCTGTTGACCCAGGTACTCGGCCACCATCCCTTCATGGGGTACCGTGGTCCCCGAGAGCAGACAGAACAGAAACTGGTGCGGGACGTGAGACGCTCAGGCGACGTTTACTTCAACACCGGGGACGTACTGGCCCTAGACCACGAAGGCTTCTTCTACTTCCGTGACCGCCTAGGGGACACTTTCCG GTGGAAAGGTGAGAACGTGTCCACGCGGGAGGTGGAGGGCGTGTTGTCGCTCCTGGACTTCCTGCAGGAAGTGAATGTCTATGGCGTGTCTGTTCCAG GGTGTGAGGGTAAGGTGGGCATGGCTGCCGTGCAGTTGGTCCCCGGTCAGACTTTTGATGGCCAGAAGCTATACCAGCATGTCCGTACCTGGCTCCCTGCCTATGCTGTCCCCCGCTTCGTCCGTATCCAG GACACCCTGGAAATCACGAACACATTCAAACTGATGAAGTCCCGCCTGGTTCGTGAGGGCTTTGATGTAGGGATCATCAATGACCCCCTGTACATCCTCGACAACCAAGCCCAGGCCTTCCAGCGGCTGACAGCAGACACGTACCAGGCTGTGTGTGAGGGAGCTTGGAAGCTCTGA
- the Znf446 gene encoding zinc finger protein 446 isoform X2, with the protein MRRSIRAILAAARRSFKTRMPSPLGPLNLPFRDPESTLEEPEAARLRFRGFCYQEVAGPREALVQLRELCRQWLRPELCSKEQMLELLVLEQFLGALPPEIQAWVRGQQPGSPEEAASLVEGLQHDPGQLLGWITAHILKPEVLPSVHKTEESSGPTHLSETVEPLNSAPGEGQQDARVEGSAQLTCSVKEEPSADGQEMASSRPLLPSESPEGHLQHQEPTSTSFHPPRIQEEWGLLDPSQKELYWDAMLEKYGTVMSLGMPPTEPEAQAEPAPGPPHTGPEARRSHCLGAGTAGPGLGQASTFPPGESQSPSKEQPSTWEGPAPGLPATPPSKPTPRKPYTCEQCGRSFDWKSVFVIHHRTHMGGPGPEKPPKAPWEPAVWHPPRRSYTCEECGRSFSWKSQLVIHRKSHAGQWRHFCVDCGRSFDWKSQLVIHRKSHRSEAL; encoded by the exons ATGCGCAGGAGCATAAG GGCTATTTTGGCAGCTGCAAGAAGATCCTTCAAAACAAGAATGCCATCTCCTCTTGGTCCCCTAAACCTGCCCTTCAGAGACCCCGAGAGCACCCTTGAGGAGCCTGAGGCTGCACGGCTGAGATTCCGGGGGTTCTGCTACCAGGAAGTAGCGGGGCCCCGAGAGGCCCTGGTCCAGCTGCGAGAGCTGTGTCGCCAGTGGCTGCGACCTGAGTTGTGCTCTAAAGAACAGATGCTGGAGCTGCTGGTGCTAGAGCAGTTCCTGGGTGCACTGCCCCCTGAGATCCAGGCGTGGGTGCGAGGGCAGCAACCAGGCAGCCCTGAGGAAGCTGCATCTCTGGTGGAGGGGCTGCAGCATGATCCTGGGCAGCTACTGGGCTGG ATCACAGCTCATATCCTGAAGCCAGAGGTGCTTCCTTCAGTCCACAAGACAGAGGAGTCCTCAGGGCCCACCCACCTCTCAGAAACAGTCGAGCCCCTGAATTCAGCCCCTGGGGAGGGTCAACAGGATGCCAGAGTGGAGGGGTCTGCTCAGCTCACCTGCAGTGTGAAGGAGGAGCCCAGTGCTGATGGGCAGGAGATGG CATCCTCCAGGCCCCTGCTTCCATCTGAGTCCCCTGAGGGGCATCTTCAACATCAGGAACCAACCTCCACATCTTTCCACCCACCCAGGATTCAG GAGGAATGGGGGCTACTGGACCCATCACAGAAGGAGCTATATTGGGATGCAATGCTGGAGAAGTATGGCACAGTGATGTCCCTGG GGATGCCACCCACCGAGCCAGAGGCACAGGCTGAGCCAGCGCCAGGGCCTCCACACACAGGACCTGAGGCACGCAGGAGTCACTGCCTGGGAGCAGGGACTGCAGGGCCAGGGCTTGGCCAAGCCAGCACATTCCCTCCAGGTGAGAGCCAGAGCCCTAGCAAGGAGCAACCTAGTACCTGGGAGGGCCCAGCTCCAGGCCTGCCTGCCACACCCCCCTCCAAGCCCACACCTCGAAAACCCTACACATGTGAGCAGTGTGGCCGCAGCTTCGACTGGAAGTCAGTATTTGTCATTCACCACCGCACACACATGGGTGGGCCAGGCCCAGAGAAACCACCAAAGGCACCCTGGGAGCCAGCTGTGTGGCACCCACCCAGGCGGAGCTATACATGTGAGGAGTGTGGGCGCAGCTTTAGCTGGAAGTCACAGCTGGTCATCCACCGCAAGAGCCATGCAGGCCAGTGGCGCCACTTCTGTGTTGACTGTGGCCGCAGCTTCGACTGGAAGTCCCAACTGGTGATCCATAGAAAGAGCCACCGGTCTGAAGCTCTGTGA
- the Slc27a5 gene encoding long-chain fatty acid transport protein 5 isoform X1, producing the protein MGVGQRLAFLLLLLLLLRGLGQPAWPATVALALRWLLGDRTCIVLLGLAVLFHSWISPWMPHWVSLAAAAFTLTLLPPRLPPGLRWLPADMSFLVKIFLLGWNIRGRLSHQPPDTFVDAFERQALAQPGKVSIVWTGPGACSVTFGELDARACQAAWALKAELGGPDSLRATEPAALLMLPSQSIPALSLWLGLAKLGCPVAWINPNSRGKPLVHSVLTSGAQVLVVDPDLRENLEEVLPELQAQNIRCIYLSHTSPTPGVRALGAALDAAPSDPVPAHLRTEITRRSPALFIYTSGTTGLPKPAILTHERVVQMSKMFFLCGGTADDVAYSVLPLYHVMGLVVGVLSCLELGATCVLAPKFSASRFWDDCRQHGVTAVYYVGEVLRYLCNVPQRPEDKTHTVRMAMGNGLREEVWEAFQQRFGPIRIWEFYGSTEGNMGLVNYTGRCGAVGRTNCLLRLLFPFELVQFETETAEPLKDEQGFCIPVKPGEPGLLLTQVLGHHPFMGYRGPREQTEQKLVRDVRRSGDVYFNTGDVLALDHEGFFYFRDRLGDTFRWKGENVSTREVEGVLSLLDFLQEVNVYGVSVPGCEGKVGMAAVQLVPGQTFDGQKLYQHVRTWLPAYAVPRFVRIQDTLEITNTFKLMKSRLVREGFDVGIINDPLYILDNQAQAFQRLTADTYQAVCEGAWKL; encoded by the exons ATGGGTGTTGGACAGCGGCTGGCCTTTCTGTTGCTGTTGTTGCTACTGCTGAGGGGCCTGGGGCAGCCTGCATGGCCAGCTACTGTGGCCCTGGCCCTGCGCTGGCTACTGGGAGACCGAACATGCATTGTGCTGCTTGGCCTAGCAGTGCTGTTCCATTCCTGGATCAGTCCCTGGATGCCCCACTGGGTAAGCCTGGCAGCTGCAGCCTTCACACTGACCCTGTTACCTCCAAGGCTGCCCCCAGGGCTACGCTGGCTGCCTGCAGACATGAGCTTCTTGGTCAAGATCTTCCTCCTGGGCTGGAACATCAGGGGACGCTTGAGCCATCAGCCTCCTGACACCTTTGTGGATGCCTTTGAGCGGCAAGCGCTAGCACAGCCTGGCAAGGTGTCCATTGTATGGACAGGGCCTGGGGCCTGCTCTGTCACCTTTGGTGAGCTGGATGCTCGGGCCTGCCAGGCTGCCTGGGCCCTGAAGGCTGAGCTAGGTGGCCCTGACAGCCTGCGTGCCACAGAGCCTGCTGCCCTCTTGATGCTGCCTTCCCAATCGATTCCTGCTCTGAGTTTGTGGCTGGGACTGGCCAAGTTAGGCTGTCCTGTGGCCTGGATTAATCCAAATAGCCGGGGGAAACCCCTTGTGCACTCTGTGCTGACTTCTGGGGCCCAGGTGCTGGTGGTGGACCCAG ACCTCAGAGAGAACCTGGAGGAGGTCCTTCCCGAACTGCAGGCCCAGAATATTCGCTGCATCTATCTCAGCCATACTTCCCCCACACCTGGTGTCAGAGCTCTTGGGGCTGCCCTGGATGCTGCACCCTCTGACCCAGTGCCTGCCCACCTACGTACTGAGATCACGAGGCGAAGCCCTGCCCTGTTCATCTACACCTCAGGAACCACTG GGCTCCCAAAGCCAGCCATCCTCACTCATGAGCGGGTAGTGCAGATGAGCAAGATGTTCTTCTTATGTGGGGGCACTGCTGATGATGTGGCCTACAGTGTCTTGCCTCTGTACCATGTGATGGGGCTTGTCGTTGGGGTGCTCAGCTGCTTAGAGCTTG GAGCCACCTGTGTCCTGGCCCCCAAATTCTCTGCCTCCCGCTTCTGGGATGATTGTCGGCAGCATGGAGTGACAGCAGTCTACTATGTGGGCGAGGTCCTGCGGTACCTATGCAATGTTCCTCAG CGACCAGAAGACAAGACACATACAGTTCGAATGGCAATGGGCAATGGGCTCAGAGAAGAGGTGTGGGAAGCATTCCAGCAGCGCTTTGGTCCCATTCGGATCTGGGAATTCTACGGCTCCACAGAGGGCAACATGGGCTTAGTCAACTATACCGGACGCTGTGGGGCTGTGGGCAGGACAAACTGCCTCCTTCGA CTGCTGTTTCCCTTCGAGCTTGTACAGTTTGAGACAGAGACAGCAGAGCCTCTGAAAGACGAACAGGGCTTCTGCATCCCTGTGAAGCCAG GGGAGCCAGGTCTCCTGTTGACCCAGGTACTCGGCCACCATCCCTTCATGGGGTACCGTGGTCCCCGAGAGCAGACAGAACAGAAACTGGTGCGGGACGTGAGACGCTCAGGCGACGTTTACTTCAACACCGGGGACGTACTGGCCCTAGACCACGAAGGCTTCTTCTACTTCCGTGACCGCCTAGGGGACACTTTCCG GTGGAAAGGTGAGAACGTGTCCACGCGGGAGGTGGAGGGCGTGTTGTCGCTCCTGGACTTCCTGCAGGAAGTGAATGTCTATGGCGTGTCTGTTCCAG GGTGTGAGGGTAAGGTGGGCATGGCTGCCGTGCAGTTGGTCCCCGGTCAGACTTTTGATGGCCAGAAGCTATACCAGCATGTCCGTACCTGGCTCCCTGCCTATGCTGTCCCCCGCTTCGTCCGTATCCAG GACACCCTGGAAATCACGAACACATTCAAACTGATGAAGTCCCGCCTGGTTCGTGAGGGCTTTGATGTAGGGATCATCAATGACCCCCTGTACATCCTCGACAACCAAGCCCAGGCCTTCCAGCGGCTGACAGCAGACACGTACCAGGCTGTGTGTGAGGGAGCTTGGAAGCTCTGA
- the Zbtb45 gene encoding zinc finger and BTB domain-containing protein 45, protein MAAAEAVHHIHLQNFSRSLLETLNGQRLGGHFCDVTVRIREASLRAHRCVLAAGSPFFQDKLLLGHSEIRVPPVVPAQTVRQLVEFLYSGSLVVAQGEALQVLTAASVLRIQTVIDECTQIIARARAPGAPAPTPLPASVPPPLAPAQLRHRLRHLLAARPLGHPGVAHSRKQRQPARLQLPAPPAPAKAEGPNTEPALPAAPGDRGDDDDDETDDETEGEDGEGGGPGEGQAPSSFPDCAASFLTTPDSAQEDPTGPTSLADYGGAGRDFLRGAAVAEDIFPDSYMSAWHEEDGTAAEGCPTEPPVPTDCALVGPRPPGVKTPGPPVALFPFHLGAPGPPAPTPPTTSGPAPAPPSAFYPALQPDPVPSAQLGEAQAPAVAPTMVPSGTTVRATGAEQPAYECSHCRKTFSSRKNYTKHMFIHSGEKPHQCAVCWRSFSLRDYLLKHMVTHTGVRAFQCAVCAKRFTQKSSLNVHMRTHRPERAPCPACGKVFSHRTLLERHLAAHPTP, encoded by the exons ATGGCAGCGGCAGAAGCAGTGCACCACATCCATTTGCAGAACTTCTCGCGCTCGCTGCTTGAGACCCTCAATGGCCAGAGGTTGGGCGGGCACTTCTGCGACGTGACTGTGCGCATACGTGAGGCTTCGTTGCGGGCGCACAGATGCGTGCTGGCTGCTGGCTCGCCCTTCTTCCAGGACAAGTTGCTGCTTGGCCACTCCGAGATCCGTGTGCCGCCGGTGGTGCCCGCACAGACGGTGCGCCAGCTGGTAGAGTTCCTCTACAGCGGCTCGCTcgtggtggctcaaggtgaagcacTACAAGTGCTCACAGCTGCGTCGGTGCTTCGCATCCAAACAGTCATCGACGAGTGCACACAGATTATCGCGCGCGCGCGCGCCCCAGGTGCCCCGGCGCCCACGCCCTTACCTGCATCGGTGCCCCCACCACTCGCGCCCGCACAGCTGCGCCACCGCCTGCGCCACTTACTGGCTGCGCGTCCCCTGGGGCACCCCGGCGTCGCGCACAGTCGCAAGCAGCGCCAGCCTGCTCGTCTGCAGCTGCCTGCGCCCCCCGCGCCGGCCAAAGCTGAGGGGCCGAATACTGAGCCAGCACTGCCCGCGGCCCCTGGGGACAGAGGTGATGATGACGACGATGAGACGGATGATGAGACTGAGGGAGAGGACGGTGAAGGCGGTGGCCCAGGTGAGGGCCAGGCGCCCTCTTCCTTTCCCGACTGTGCCGCGAGCTTCCTCACCACCCCTGACAGCGCTCAGGAAGACCCCACTGGGCCCACCAGCCTTGCTGACTATGGCGGTGCGGGGAGAGATTTCCTTCGGGGAGCTGCTGTGGCCGAGGACATATTCCCAGACAGCTATATGTCCGCTTGGCACGAGGAGGATGGCACTGCTGCCGAAGGCTGTCCCACCGAGCCCCCTGTCCCGACCGACTGTGCCCTAGTTGGGCCCCGCCCGCCTGGCGTGAAGACCCCTGGGCCACCTGTTGCACTCTTCCCCTTTCACCTGGGCGCCCCTGGGCCCCCAGCGCCAACCCCTCCCACAACATCAGGGCCAGCCCCTGCACCCCCATCGGCCTTCTACCCTGCGCTCCAGCCAGACCCAGTCCCCAGCGCTCAACTTGGAGAAGCCCAGGCCCCCGCTGTGGCTCCTACCATGGTTCCCTCAGGCACTACTGTGCGCGCCACGGGTGCAGAGCAGCCGGCCTATGAGTGTAGCCACTGCCGCAAGACGTTCAGCTCTCGGAAGAACTATACCAAGCACATGTTCATTCACTCGG GGGAGAAGCCGCACCAGTGTGCAGTTTGCTGGCGATCCTTCTCATTGCGCGACTACCTGCTCAAGCATATGGTCACGCACACCGGTGTGCGCGCCTTCCAGTGTGCGGTTTGCGCCAAGCGTTTCACTCAGAAGAGCTCTCTCAACGTGCACATGCGCACGCACCGGCCGGAGCGTGCGCCCTGTCCTGCCTGCGGCAAGGTCTTCTCACACCGCACGCTGCTGGAGCGTCACCTGGCTGCACACCCTACCCCCTGA